In Roseibium algicola, the DNA window GCTGCTTCGGCCGGTCAATTACCCCTCCGGGACGCCGGGGCGCGGTGCGCACCTCTTCACGGCCAGAAACGGCGCAAGGGTGATGGTGGCCAATGTGATGGGCCGCGTTTACATGGATGCGCTGGACGATCCCTTTGCCGCCATCGACAACGTCATCAACGGGTGTCCGCTTGGCGATGTGGCCGATGCCATCATCGTCGACATGCATGCCGAAGCCACCAGCGAGAAACAGGCCATGGGTCACTTCCTGGATGGCCGGGTCAGTCTCGTTGTCGGAACGCACACCCATGTGCCGACGGCCGATCACCAGATCCTGGAAAACGGCACGGCCTATATGTCCGACGCGGGCATGTGCGGTGCTTATGACAGCGTGTTGGGCATGGACAAGGAAGAGCCGGTCAACCGGTTCCAGCGCAAGATACCTAGCTCCCGGTTCACACCGGCAACAGGCGATCCGACCATCTGCGGTGTTGCCATCGAGACGGACGATCGGACCGGGCTTGCCGAGCGGGTTGCGCCGCTTCGCATAGGCGGCCGGCTGGAGCCTGTGTTCCCGTCCTTCTGGCCGAACGGGGTCTGACCAAGGCCGAGAATTTCTCTGCGCTGGATTTTCCGGGTCAACTTGCCTATAAGCGGCGCAGTTTTCACTGACATCACCTGTAAAGAACCGAGAAGAGCCATGGCAGGCCATTCAAAATTCAAGAACATCATGCACCGCAAGGGACGCCAGGACGCGGCCCGCTCCAAGATGTTCTCCAAGCTGTCCAAGGAAATTACCGTCGCCGCGAAGATGGGTGACCCGGATCCGGACGCGAACCCGCGCCTGCGCCTTGCCGTCCAGAACGCCAAGGCCCAGTCCATGCCGAAGGAAAACATCCAGCGGGCGATCAACAAGTCCCAGTCCGGCGACGACGACAACTACGAGGAAGTCCGTTACGAAGGCTACGGACCGGCAGGTGTTGCCGTGGTCGTCGAAGCCCTGACCGACAACCGCAACCGGTCCGCCTCCAATATCCGCTCCTATTTCACCAAATGCGGCGGGTCGCTGGGGGAAACGGGCTCGGTCTCCTTCATGTTCGATCGTGTTGGCGAAATTATCTACAAGCCGGAAGCCGGTGAAGCCGACGCGGTTCTGGAAGCTGCGATCGAAGCTGGCGCGGAAGACGTTCAGTCCGACGAGAGCGGTCACACGATCTACACCGCTTTTGAAGATCTGAACGATGTTTCCGCTGCTCTGGAACAGGCACTGGGCGAAGCGGATTCGACCAAGATCATCTGGAAGCCGCAGAACCTGACGCCGGTCAACGCGGACAAGGCCCAGACCATGATGAAACTCATCGACATGCTGGAAGACGACGACGACGTCCAGAACGTCTACTCCAACTTCGATGTCGACGAAGAAACCATGGCCTCTCTGGCTTCCTGAGTAACACAGGATATGGATCTGAAAACCCCGGCCCTGCCGGGGTTTTTGTTTTGGTGGTCCTGAGGCTCGCGCCTTCCTTGAACCAAGGAGACCGATTGCATGTTCAATATCTTCGACCTGACGCAGAAAGACCCGAAAACCTTGCAGGAGCGTGCGCTGAAGCTGGCGGAGGAAGCCGGAGAGCTGGCACAGGCCGTTCTTTCGGCAACGAAGGCGCCCGGCAGCGAATACAAGAACCAGACGCTGGCAGATGTCCGTGAAGAAGCCGCCGATGCTGCGATCGTGGCGATGAGCGTTCTGGCGCAGGCTTCTTCAAGCAGAGAAGAGTTCGAGGCAGAACTCACGCGGCTGATGGCGGAAAAATGTGCCAAATGGCAGGAAAAGCTGCAGGAAAAGCCTTTGGCCGAATAGGGTTTGCGCCGCGTTTTTGGGGCGAGTTTTGCAATATCTGAAGCCAGATAAATATGGCTTTCTTCTTTTCACCCTCATCTTGAGGAGCCGCGTTAGCGGCGTCTCGAAAGATGGGCCACTTGTACCTGAGTGCGCAGCCCATCCTTCGAGACAGCGCTTCGCACTTCCTCAGGATGAGGAGGTGGGTGGAGCCGACGCAAGATTCCGGATTGGAACCGCCTACCGGAAAAGCGGATCCAGCAGGGGCATGCTGGAGAGGGCGGCGAGGGCGATCAGGCCGTAGGCGAGCTTGCGATAGAGTTTCGGGTCGGCGTGCTTGAAGCCGTTGGAGCCGAGATAGATCGCAAGGGCATAGACGGGGATCGCCATGATCAGGAGGTGGAACACTTCCAGCGTGAAGAAGCCGTTGAAGATATAGGCAACGAAGGTTCCGATACTCGCGAGCGCGAAGAACACGATCAGGTTGGCGCGGACGATTGCCGGTTCCTTGGCGCTGGAGAGCCAGAAGGCAACCACTGGCGGGCCGGAGACCTGCGAGATGCCGCCGAGGATGCCCGCAACTGCGCCAACCCCAAGCGATACCGGCCTGGAGGGTTTGCGTTCATAGCGCCAGCCGGACACCAGCAGCAGTAGCAGTCCGGTCACGATTGCAAAGATCGTCCAGCGTAGAACCAGCACGTCCGCGTTGGCCAGAAGCCAGGCGCCGACGTGAACAAAGACCACAGCACCAACGACCGCGGGAAGCACTGTCGACCAGTTGCACAGCCTGAGCGCCCTGACCACCAAAGGCAGTGCGACAATGCCGTCGATGAACAGAAAGGTGGCGGCCGCGGTTGACGGCAGCATGACGCTGGCGGCCACCGGCATGAAGATCATTCCCGCGCCGAACCCAGCAAACCCGCGCACGCAACCGGCCACAAACAGGACCACGGCGAGAAACACCAGAAGGCCGGGCGGAAAGGAGCTGAAGATGTCGGCCATGGGAACTCGCGGAAC includes these proteins:
- a CDS encoding TIGR00282 family metallophosphoesterase — encoded protein: MRILFLGDLVGRVGRTAVIEQLPELVESNQLDFVIVNGENAASGFGITETILQDVLDAGADVVTTGNHVWDQRDTLVYIERQDRLLRPVNYPSGTPGRGAHLFTARNGARVMVANVMGRVYMDALDDPFAAIDNVINGCPLGDVADAIIVDMHAEATSEKQAMGHFLDGRVSLVVGTHTHVPTADHQILENGTAYMSDAGMCGAYDSVLGMDKEEPVNRFQRKIPSSRFTPATGDPTICGVAIETDDRTGLAERVAPLRIGGRLEPVFPSFWPNGV
- a CDS encoding MazG-like family protein codes for the protein MFNIFDLTQKDPKTLQERALKLAEEAGELAQAVLSATKAPGSEYKNQTLADVREEAADAAIVAMSVLAQASSSREEFEAELTRLMAEKCAKWQEKLQEKPLAE
- a CDS encoding YebC/PmpR family DNA-binding transcriptional regulator, encoding MAGHSKFKNIMHRKGRQDAARSKMFSKLSKEITVAAKMGDPDPDANPRLRLAVQNAKAQSMPKENIQRAINKSQSGDDDNYEEVRYEGYGPAGVAVVVEALTDNRNRSASNIRSYFTKCGGSLGETGSVSFMFDRVGEIIYKPEAGEADAVLEAAIEAGAEDVQSDESGHTIYTAFEDLNDVSAALEQALGEADSTKIIWKPQNLTPVNADKAQTMMKLIDMLEDDDDVQNVYSNFDVDEETMASLAS
- a CDS encoding sulfite exporter TauE/SafE family protein; the protein is MADIFSSFPPGLLVFLAVVLFVAGCVRGFAGFGAGMIFMPVAASVMLPSTAAATFLFIDGIVALPLVVRALRLCNWSTVLPAVVGAVVFVHVGAWLLANADVLVLRWTIFAIVTGLLLLLVSGWRYERKPSRPVSLGVGAVAGILGGISQVSGPPVVAFWLSSAKEPAIVRANLIVFFALASIGTFVAYIFNGFFTLEVFHLLIMAIPVYALAIYLGSNGFKHADPKLYRKLAYGLIALAALSSMPLLDPLFR